A genomic window from Vampirovibrio chlorellavorus includes:
- a CDS encoding response regulator: MKVLSVDDSAIIRKIIRGSAETLGLDFLEAGDGQEALNLLDNEYPDVSLILLDWNMPVMDGFTTLQYLKADERFKSIPVMMVTTEAERANIVRAIQAGAKHYLVKPFSPEDLMTTMLECLGGSL, from the coding sequence ATGAAAGTTCTGTCTGTAGATGATTCCGCAATCATCAGGAAAATCATTCGGGGCAGCGCCGAAACACTGGGGCTGGACTTTCTGGAAGCGGGAGATGGACAGGAAGCGTTAAACCTTCTGGATAACGAGTACCCGGATGTCAGCCTGATTTTACTGGATTGGAATATGCCGGTAATGGATGGCTTCACCACGCTACAGTATCTGAAAGCGGATGAACGGTTCAAGTCAATTCCGGTCATGATGGTCACCACCGAAGCAGAGCGAGCCAACATTGTGCGCGCCATTCAGGCAGGGGCTAAGCATTACCTGGTCAAACCGTTCAGCCCGGAAGACCTGATGACGACCATGCTGGAATGCCTGGGCGGCTCTCTTTAA
- a CDS encoding ShlB/FhaC/HecB family hemolysin secretion/activation protein: MPYTASELPVMATTPNLVYGSYGPQVKLDIEALKNTPEPFYIQKDLEGKLAEGTLSVPGVTIEYGPPLKWQNQALPQTEPMTSARLSELAKKEIAQCADDGYLCDVSARMADQKIVLTVTPMLVGKVDISLEDKWQGRALSHLTRGIHENEPLRLSALKRQIRLIQSNPDLSFDTELEVEPYTHQVDVKIHGGESRKNLHLIASANNLDQVIFGRHFGAATAVSNNVTGHGDSLMTGYVQGYRSWGIFNRYEFPIRPSLRATLEAQYASITPFQSLYTQFDTHGWAYRISPGLKYTFLDRPNLRASVDVAFDLKNSKSHWGEGSLEREYVRTLRAGINYDQNIGKTYLSTRSEFAGAVPIWGGSLSNDPRLSWFKGGSQYFRYTGYAALTRPLPLKSTGLFNIQWQFTPNGLSNFDVGGLGGTFYGRGYREVYFFVDRYVVMTSQLQAPAYFIPKKLKLPFSDKTLRDSTQMLTFVDYGYGQIAAPADGVDANYKVFSTGIGLRTQLTNRISGRLDLAYPIIRMVPFSQKPRLHFGVDIALR, encoded by the coding sequence ATGCCCTATACCGCCAGTGAATTACCCGTTATGGCCACTACTCCCAACCTGGTTTACGGAAGCTACGGACCACAAGTCAAACTGGATATTGAAGCGCTCAAGAACACCCCGGAACCCTTCTATATTCAAAAGGATCTGGAGGGAAAACTGGCCGAGGGAACGCTCTCTGTGCCGGGGGTGACGATTGAGTACGGCCCCCCCCTGAAGTGGCAGAATCAAGCCCTGCCCCAGACTGAGCCAATGACATCCGCCAGACTGTCTGAACTGGCTAAAAAAGAAATCGCCCAATGTGCCGATGATGGGTATTTATGCGATGTCAGCGCCCGAATGGCAGACCAAAAAATTGTGTTGACTGTGACGCCCATGCTCGTGGGCAAGGTGGATATCTCGCTGGAGGACAAGTGGCAAGGTCGGGCCCTCAGCCATTTAACCCGAGGCATTCATGAAAATGAGCCCTTGCGACTCTCCGCTTTAAAGCGCCAGATCCGACTGATTCAATCTAACCCGGACTTAAGTTTTGATACCGAGCTGGAAGTGGAGCCCTACACGCATCAGGTTGACGTCAAAATTCATGGCGGAGAATCCAGAAAAAACCTGCACCTCATCGCCTCGGCTAACAATCTGGATCAGGTCATCTTCGGGCGACACTTTGGTGCCGCCACCGCGGTTTCCAACAACGTGACTGGTCACGGGGACTCCCTGATGACGGGTTATGTGCAAGGTTACCGTTCCTGGGGTATATTCAACCGGTACGAATTCCCCATTCGTCCCTCTCTGAGAGCAACCCTGGAAGCACAGTACGCCAGTATTACACCCTTTCAAAGCTTGTACACCCAGTTTGACACCCATGGTTGGGCCTACCGGATATCTCCGGGCCTGAAATACACCTTCCTGGATCGTCCCAACCTCAGAGCCAGCGTTGATGTGGCCTTTGACTTGAAAAACTCAAAAAGCCACTGGGGAGAAGGCTCGCTGGAACGTGAATACGTGCGCACCCTGAGAGCCGGAATTAACTATGATCAGAACATCGGTAAGACCTATCTGTCCACTCGCAGCGAATTTGCGGGCGCTGTGCCCATTTGGGGCGGCTCCTTGTCAAACGATCCACGGTTGTCCTGGTTCAAGGGGGGTAGCCAATACTTCCGTTATACGGGCTACGCGGCACTAACCCGTCCTTTGCCCCTGAAGTCCACGGGTCTGTTTAACATACAGTGGCAATTCACCCCCAACGGGCTATCCAATTTTGATGTGGGTGGTTTGGGAGGCACTTTCTATGGGCGTGGTTACCGGGAAGTCTACTTTTTCGTGGATCGCTACGTGGTTATGACCAGCCAATTGCAGGCACCCGCATACTTTATCCCTAAAAAATTAAAACTGCCCTTCTCGGATAAGACCTTACGGGATTCCACGCAAATGCTCACCTTTGTGGATTATGGCTACGGGCAAATCGCAGCCCCAGCGGATGGCGTTGACGCCAACTACAAAGTGTTCTCAACGGGTATCGGTTTACGGACCCAACTGACCAACCGCATCAGCGGCAGGTTGGATCTGGCCTATCCCATCATCCGCATGGTGCCCTTTAGCCAAAAGCCAAGACTCCACTTTGGAGTGGATATCGCATTACGTTAA
- a CDS encoding protein-glutamate methylesterase/protein-glutamine glutaminase, with protein sequence MTDTLNVLIVDDTVTYRSILSNIVSNIPDATVAATASNGKIALAKLEHLKVDLVLLDIEMPEMDGLETLGILNKNHPDIGVVMVSGLNKSSADITIRALELGALEFIPKPDGINVEDSKNELQQKLTQVFRHFRSKRLARLTTTKSTVTPTPILNPSTNQNPVIASPPSKPSSLPTVPGHFDVLVIGVSTGGPNALSEVLPMLPEDLNIPVLLVQHMPPIFTESLASSLNRKSRLNVKEAAHHDLVLPNTAYIAPGGKHMEIFKAGHDVKILIHEGPPENSCRPAVDVLFRSISPVYGKNVLSLIMTGMGSDGALGVKSLKQTGCYSLVQSEKSCVVYGMPKAVEELRLADESVDLSLLAQRITQLVRKGRGL encoded by the coding sequence ATGACTGACACATTAAATGTTTTGATTGTAGATGATACGGTCACCTACCGCAGTATTCTCAGCAATATTGTCAGTAATATCCCCGATGCCACTGTAGCCGCCACCGCCAGCAACGGAAAAATCGCCCTGGCCAAACTGGAACATTTGAAGGTGGACCTTGTCCTGCTGGATATCGAAATGCCGGAAATGGACGGACTGGAAACACTGGGCATACTGAACAAAAATCATCCGGACATCGGGGTGGTCATGGTCAGTGGTTTAAACAAATCCAGCGCCGATATCACCATCAGGGCCCTGGAATTGGGAGCCCTGGAATTTATCCCCAAACCGGACGGGATCAATGTTGAAGACAGTAAAAACGAGTTGCAGCAAAAACTAACGCAAGTCTTTCGTCACTTCCGGTCCAAACGGCTTGCCAGACTGACTACCACCAAGTCCACGGTAACACCCACCCCGATCCTGAACCCTTCTACCAACCAGAATCCGGTCATCGCATCGCCGCCCTCTAAACCATCCAGCCTCCCAACAGTACCCGGCCACTTTGACGTGCTGGTCATTGGCGTTTCCACGGGGGGACCCAATGCGCTATCGGAGGTATTGCCCATGCTTCCAGAGGATTTAAACATTCCGGTTCTGCTGGTTCAGCACATGCCTCCCATCTTTACGGAGTCCCTGGCCAGCAGCTTGAACCGAAAATCCAGATTAAACGTCAAAGAGGCAGCGCACCATGATCTGGTTTTACCCAACACTGCCTATATCGCTCCCGGTGGTAAACACATGGAAATTTTTAAAGCGGGCCATGATGTCAAGATACTGATTCACGAAGGCCCGCCGGAAAATAGCTGTCGCCCGGCCGTCGATGTGCTGTTCCGATCGATCAGTCCCGTCTATGGCAAAAATGTCTTGTCACTGATTATGACCGGCATGGGAAGCGATGGCGCTTTGGGTGTGAAAAGCCTGAAGCAAACAGGGTGTTACTCTCTGGTGCAAAGCGAAAAATCGTGTGTGGTCTACGGCATGCCCAAAGCCGTTGAAGAGCTTCGACTGGCCGATGAGTCGGTGGATCTGTCCTTGCTGGCTCAACGCATCACACAACTGGTGAGGAAAGGACGAGGCTTATGA
- a CDS encoding chemotaxis protein CheA: protein MSSINDESLLLEFVIESREHLSSIEPDLLALEEGGKSVDPEIINRVFRAIHSIKGASGFFGLEALKALSHSMESVLMIMRDGKLEPTAAVMDPLLIGVDRLRLMLDEIGNSENVPFQDVVEQLESLINPRAMVPIEKVSKAGEEKPTCNSPEEEKSLLFADSVAINSAKQNGHKIYSIKVFTDNDLAFQNRSPLQFLDLLMTTGNVLDTALDISGISGLENSLDEALPFLFLYSSVLEADLLSIALNIPEQQISEFKITGEEPPPKKVNSGASEISKATENANTSSPEINTALTALPAKAEEKPAPPAKAPATETTSKALSKSSAGADSSNDSIRVKVDLLNRLMDLAGEMVLARNQLARAIENKALSDNHEGLSAIIQNINLVTSDLQEHIMQTRMQPIASVFGKFPRVIRDLSRSLGKEIALQMVGEEVELDKSILESLSDPLTHLIRNCCDHGMEKPEQREQAGKPRQGTIILKAYQESGHINIAVIDDGAGIDHERVASKALEKGIITDATLRQMSVQEQVNLIFAPGFSTAEQITDVSGRGVGMDVVRTNIEQIGGSISIETEKGKGTTILLRLPLTLAIIPSLVVESAGQTFAVPQINLVELVCVKASQIATRIEKVGTASVLRLRGKLLPLIKLSTTLGLDETVTLEAHPEMAAPMATPEVIVNRRESIEDQRLLADHPNSLKERRSDGKSDYNILVLKSGNMQYGLIVECIRDIEEIVVKPLSQFIKNCKCFSGATIMGDGRVAMILDVSGLVATSGLSFSEINAEEERRLQENAFLNGHRAQQQNQSILLFNSAEQEIFALPLSKILRLEQFKMSDVERIGNRKFLPHQGKSILLIFLDDYLPVTPVSQTIEEAFLILPLEGSGQAGIVATRIIDALDIAVELEKSFIQHPGVQGSAVINNHVTLFLNFAGLLESAGMLQASNRSDQWPTDHLQHSY from the coding sequence ATGAGCAGTATCAACGATGAGTCGTTACTCCTTGAGTTCGTAATTGAAAGTCGAGAACATCTCTCTTCAATCGAGCCCGATTTATTGGCGCTGGAAGAAGGTGGCAAGTCAGTCGATCCCGAGATTATTAACCGGGTGTTTCGGGCTATTCATAGCATCAAAGGGGCCTCCGGGTTCTTTGGTCTTGAGGCATTAAAAGCGCTTAGCCACAGCATGGAAAGCGTTCTAATGATCATGCGGGATGGAAAACTGGAACCCACGGCAGCGGTCATGGACCCGCTTCTCATTGGCGTGGATCGCCTGCGACTCATGCTGGATGAGATTGGAAACAGCGAGAATGTGCCCTTTCAAGATGTGGTTGAGCAACTGGAAAGCTTAATCAATCCCAGAGCCATGGTGCCCATCGAAAAAGTATCCAAAGCGGGAGAAGAGAAGCCGACTTGTAACAGCCCTGAAGAAGAGAAGAGCCTGTTGTTCGCTGACTCTGTCGCCATTAATTCCGCCAAACAAAATGGCCATAAAATCTACTCCATCAAAGTGTTTACAGACAACGATCTGGCATTCCAGAATCGCAGTCCTCTTCAGTTTCTGGACTTGCTGATGACTACCGGCAACGTGCTGGACACGGCGCTGGATATCTCCGGCATCAGCGGACTGGAAAACTCCCTGGATGAAGCGCTGCCCTTTCTATTTCTTTACAGTTCCGTGTTGGAAGCCGACTTGCTCTCCATTGCTTTAAATATCCCTGAGCAACAAATCTCCGAGTTCAAGATCACGGGAGAAGAGCCTCCCCCCAAAAAGGTGAACAGTGGCGCTTCAGAAATATCGAAAGCAACGGAAAACGCAAATACATCATCCCCGGAAATAAATACAGCGCTGACCGCCCTCCCTGCAAAAGCGGAAGAGAAGCCCGCTCCTCCAGCCAAGGCCCCGGCGACCGAAACCACTTCCAAAGCCCTTTCAAAAAGCAGTGCCGGTGCGGACAGCTCCAATGACAGCATTCGGGTCAAAGTGGATCTGCTAAACCGCCTGATGGACTTGGCCGGTGAAATGGTCTTGGCTAGAAACCAGCTGGCCCGTGCCATCGAAAACAAGGCCCTCAGCGACAACCACGAAGGTCTGAGCGCCATCATTCAGAATATCAACCTGGTCACCAGTGACCTGCAAGAACACATCATGCAGACACGGATGCAGCCAATTGCCAGTGTTTTCGGCAAATTCCCCCGGGTGATCCGGGATCTTTCCAGAAGCCTTGGTAAGGAAATTGCCTTACAGATGGTGGGCGAAGAAGTGGAACTGGACAAATCCATACTGGAAAGCCTGTCCGATCCGCTCACTCACCTGATCCGGAATTGCTGCGATCATGGCATGGAAAAGCCGGAACAGCGTGAACAGGCAGGCAAACCCCGCCAGGGAACCATCATCCTGAAAGCCTATCAGGAAAGTGGCCATATCAATATCGCTGTCATTGATGACGGGGCTGGTATTGATCACGAACGCGTCGCTAGCAAAGCCCTGGAAAAAGGAATCATCACGGACGCCACACTCCGCCAGATGAGTGTACAGGAGCAAGTCAATCTGATTTTCGCCCCGGGTTTTTCCACTGCGGAACAAATCACCGATGTATCCGGTCGAGGGGTGGGTATGGACGTGGTACGTACCAACATCGAGCAAATCGGCGGCAGCATCAGTATTGAAACAGAAAAAGGCAAAGGCACCACCATTCTGTTAAGACTGCCTTTGACCCTGGCCATTATTCCATCCCTGGTGGTGGAAAGTGCCGGACAAACTTTTGCGGTTCCGCAAATCAATCTGGTAGAACTGGTCTGCGTCAAGGCCTCCCAAATCGCCACCCGCATCGAAAAAGTAGGTACCGCCTCGGTTCTCAGGCTCCGGGGTAAGCTGTTACCACTCATCAAACTCAGCACCACCCTGGGACTGGATGAGACGGTAACTCTCGAAGCCCACCCTGAAATGGCAGCGCCCATGGCAACACCGGAAGTCATTGTAAACCGGCGCGAAAGCATTGAGGATCAGAGACTGCTGGCCGATCATCCCAACTCGCTCAAAGAACGCCGCAGCGACGGTAAAAGCGATTACAACATCCTGGTACTCAAGTCAGGGAACATGCAATATGGACTGATTGTAGAGTGCATCCGAGATATCGAGGAAATCGTGGTCAAACCACTTTCACAGTTTATCAAGAACTGCAAATGCTTCTCGGGCGCCACCATTATGGGCGACGGACGGGTGGCCATGATTCTGGATGTTAGCGGGCTGGTCGCCACCTCTGGACTGTCCTTCTCCGAGATTAACGCGGAAGAGGAAAGACGGCTGCAGGAAAACGCTTTCCTCAACGGCCATCGAGCCCAACAGCAAAACCAGTCCATCCTGCTCTTTAACAGCGCGGAACAGGAAATTTTCGCCCTTCCACTGTCTAAAATCCTCCGACTGGAGCAGTTCAAAATGTCTGACGTCGAGCGGATTGGGAATCGAAAATTCCTCCCCCATCAGGGAAAAAGCATTCTGCTGATTTTTCTGGACGACTATTTACCGGTCACACCTGTTTCCCAAACGATTGAAGAGGCCTTTCTGATCTTGCCTCTTGAAGGCTCGGGTCAGGCAGGTATCGTGGCCACCAGGATTATTGACGCACTGGATATAGCCGTCGAACTGGAAAAATCCTTTATTCAACATCCCGGCGTTCAAGGGTCCGCCGTGATTAACAACCACGTGACATTATTCCTGAATTTTGCGGGCTTACTGGAATCCGCCGGAATGCTTCAAGCGAGTAATAGGAGTGATCAATGGCCAACCGATCATTTACAACATTCTTACTAA
- a CDS encoding STAS domain-containing protein, translating into MQTVVNEKELRLISEENFNSTFIDALQKKMLEAINANPDRDVVLDMRQVELIDSLGLKLLIGLYKTCQSQNRLLKLEVVNPSVLKVIRVCKLEQLIHLEEN; encoded by the coding sequence ATGCAAACTGTGGTCAATGAAAAAGAACTTCGGTTAATTTCTGAAGAAAATTTTAACTCGACGTTTATTGACGCCTTGCAAAAGAAAATGCTGGAAGCCATCAACGCCAATCCGGACAGGGATGTCGTTCTGGACATGCGGCAAGTGGAACTCATCGACTCGCTTGGGCTGAAACTGTTGATCGGTCTCTACAAAACCTGCCAGTCTCAAAACCGCCTGTTAAAACTCGAAGTTGTAAATCCCAGTGTCCTCAAGGTCATTCGGGTCTGCAAACTGGAGCAACTGATTCATCTGGAGGAAAATTGA
- a CDS encoding CheR family methyltransferase, with translation MTSLTISETELTLFQKFIEKECGITISSDKAYLLETRLSRLAIENACLNFSDLYKISQSDPGIKNKIIEAMTTNETLWFRDQWPYEILKEVIFPELLQKIKNGEKRQIRFWSAACSSGQEPYSISLIAHELARLGKGRELTSGALSITATDLSKAILFIAKAGRYDALSISRGMPEELRERYFKQDGRVYVLDETVRQIVQFQQLNLMNPFTELGRFDVIMLRNVAIYFSTEFKKELFKKLAQCLNPDSYLFIGASESLIGYSDDFERLEACGGAYYKLKRSR, from the coding sequence ATGACCTCTCTGACAATTTCAGAAACAGAGCTGACCCTGTTTCAAAAATTCATAGAAAAAGAATGCGGCATCACCATCAGTAGTGACAAGGCCTACCTGCTGGAAACCCGTCTCAGTAGACTGGCCATTGAAAATGCCTGTCTCAATTTCAGCGATCTTTACAAAATCAGCCAAAGTGATCCCGGCATCAAGAATAAAATTATTGAGGCCATGACCACCAATGAAACCCTGTGGTTTCGGGATCAATGGCCCTATGAAATTTTAAAGGAAGTTATCTTTCCAGAACTCTTGCAAAAAATTAAAAACGGGGAAAAAAGGCAAATCCGCTTCTGGTCAGCCGCCTGTTCATCCGGGCAGGAACCCTACTCCATCTCGTTAATCGCCCACGAATTGGCACGACTGGGAAAGGGCAGGGAATTAACCAGCGGCGCCTTGTCCATTACGGCCACCGACCTCTCAAAAGCCATACTGTTTATTGCCAAGGCTGGCCGATATGATGCCCTCTCCATTTCCAGAGGCATGCCGGAGGAACTCAGGGAGCGATACTTCAAACAGGATGGCCGGGTTTATGTACTGGATGAAACCGTCAGACAGATTGTCCAGTTTCAACAGCTGAACCTGATGAATCCGTTCACTGAGTTGGGTCGTTTCGATGTGATTATGCTGCGAAACGTGGCCATCTATTTCTCTACGGAGTTTAAAAAAGAGTTATTCAAAAAACTGGCTCAGTGCCTGAATCCGGATAGCTATCTATTTATCGGGGCTTCCGAATCATTGATCGGCTACAGTGATGACTTTGAAAGACTGGAAGCATGTGGCGGCGCTTACTATAAACTCAAAAGGAGCAGATAG
- a CDS encoding chemotaxis protein CheW: MANRSFTTFLLSGQLFGIDILMVREINKQLEITPVPHANAYIRGLLNLRGQIVTILDLNKRLGLEKATVAQDSHNIILKTEQELQALGIEPDQGDFAATSDKVGLLVDDIRDVVIVPEQSIEPPPANMGKIDGQFLTGVIKQNNSLVAVLSVDKLLK; encoded by the coding sequence ATGGCCAACCGATCATTTACAACATTCTTACTAAGTGGCCAGCTCTTTGGCATCGACATTCTCATGGTGCGAGAAATCAACAAGCAGCTGGAAATCACCCCGGTTCCTCATGCCAACGCCTACATTCGAGGACTGTTGAACCTGCGGGGACAAATTGTGACCATTCTGGATCTGAACAAACGGCTTGGCCTGGAAAAGGCCACTGTCGCCCAGGACTCTCACAACATCATCCTCAAAACGGAACAGGAATTACAAGCTCTGGGTATTGAGCCGGATCAAGGGGATTTCGCGGCCACATCCGATAAAGTGGGATTATTGGTAGACGATATTCGAGATGTTGTCATCGTCCCGGAGCAATCCATTGAACCCCCACCGGCCAACATGGGAAAAATTGACGGTCAGTTTTTAACCGGCGTCATCAAACAAAATAACTCCCTGGTCGCAGTCCTCTCCGTTGATAAACTCCTGAAATAA